A stretch of Macadamia integrifolia cultivar HAES 741 chromosome 7, SCU_Mint_v3, whole genome shotgun sequence DNA encodes these proteins:
- the LOC122083628 gene encoding spermidine hydroxycinnamoyl transferase-like, with protein MVMLKGSHTVTPAHPTPSGKIWLSESDQVKPLTHAPTVYFYRPTNSGIIATTADTLRDSLSKVLVQFYPLAGRLHWIGGGRLELECNDAGAKLFEAETDAVIDDFGDFRPTPEIRELIPRVDYTIPINELPLLLIQLTRFRCGGVAVGVAISHIMLDGQTALQFVNTWAKVARGEKLETTLFLDRTVLHSTEPPSAPRFDHVEFKPPPVLLGCSDSSEERKKETTVAMLNLTRDQVEKLKNKANECRIEESGRAFSRYEAVAGHMWRCACKARGHEREQLTKLRIVVDCRNRLRPSLPQGYFGNATFPTTPTSLAGELLAKPLGHASGKIREAVEKMTDEYVRSTIDFLKSQEDLTLFRTSFHTVGCTQGVFFGNPNLAVTSWVGLPIYDADFGWGKPIHMGPGSLGFDGKSFIVPGRDGDGSFIVALRLQVAHMDDFKKFFYEDM; from the coding sequence ATGGTGATGTTGAAGGGTTCTCACACAGTTACCCCAGCCCACCCCACACCTTCCGGCAAAATCTGGTTATCGGAATCCGACCAAGTTAAGCCCTTAACCCATGCACCCACCGTGTACTTTTACAGACCAACAAACTCCGGCATCATTGCCACCACCGCCGACACTTTGAGAGATTCTCTAAGCAAAGTTCTGGTGCAATTCTATCCATTAGCCGGCCGCCTTCATTGGATCGGTGGCGGCCGGTTAGAGCTCGAGTGCAATGACGCCGGAGCTAAGCTCTTTGAAGCTGAAACCGATGCGGTTATCGATGATTTCGGCGATTTCAGGCCGACACCGGAGATCAGAGAATTGATTCCCCGAGTTGATTACACCATTCCTATCAATGAACTTCCATTGCTGCTCATCCAACTCACGAGATTCAGATGTGGTGGCGTTGCCGTCGGCGTTGCCATCTCACATATCATGCTCGACGGCCAAACTGCACTTCAGTTCGTCAATACATGGGCGAAGGTGGCTCGTGGAGAGAAGCTTGAGACAACTTTGTTCTTAGACCGGACGGTTTTACATTCAACTGAACCACCATCCGCCCCACGGTTCGACCATGTGGAGTTTAAACCACCTCCAGTCCTGCTCGGCTGCTCTGATTCGAgtgaggagagaaaaaaggagaCGACAGTGGCGATGCTAAATTTGACGAGAGATCAGGTAGAGAAGCTCAAGAACAAAGCAAACGAGTGTCGAATTGAGGAATCCGGTCGAGCCTTCAGCCGGTATGAAGCGGTTGCGGGTCACATGTGGAGGTGTGCATGCAAGGCTCGAGGTCATGAACGCGAGCAGCTGACCAAATTGCGCATCGTCGTCGATTGTCGGAACCGGTTACGGCCGTCACTTCCTCAGGGCTATTTCGGGAATGCGACATTTCCGACGACGCCGACAAGCTTGGCCGGTGAGTTGCTGGCGAAGCCGTTGGGTCATGCGTCGGGAAAGATCAGAGAAGCAGTGGAGAAGATGACTGATGAGTACGTAAGATCCACCATTGATTTTTTGAAAAGTCAAGAAGATCTGACGCTGTTTAGGACGTCTTTTCATACGGTTGGGTGTACGCAAGGAGTTTTCTTTGGGAATCCTAATCTAGCGGTCACGAGCTGGGTGGGCCTACCGATCTACGATGCGGATTTTGGATGGGGGAAGCCCATACACATGGGCCCTGGTTCGCTTGGGTTTGATGGAAAGTCTTTTATCGTTCCTGGTCGGGATGGGGATGGATCATTCATCGTTGCGCTGCGTCTTCAGGTGGCCCACATGGATGATTTCAAGAAATTTTTCTACGAAGATATGTAG
- the LOC122083629 gene encoding probable phospholipid hydroperoxide glutathione peroxidase, whose amino-acid sequence MASLGFSNLISAMASSRNSFQTKISPSWTSSPTMTFLNFSLKNPLGLKSSFVNHGFFLQSLQFPDAILKSQRTAGIVYARAATEKSIHDFTVKDIDGKDVSLSKFKGKVLLIVNVASKCGLTTSNYMELSHLYEKYKTQGVEILAFPCNQFGGQEPGSNTEIKQFACTRFKAEFPIFDKVDVNGPSTAPVYQFLKSSAGGFLGDLIKWNFEKFLVDKNGKVVERYPPTTSPFQIEKDIQKLLAA is encoded by the exons ATGGCTTCTTTGGGATTCTCTAACCTCATCTCTGCTATGGCATCTTCACGGAATTCATTTCAAACCAAAATAAGCCCTTCATGGACCTCTTCTCCAACCATGACTTTCCTTAACTTCTCTCTGAAAAACCCCTTGGGGCTTAAGTCTTCCTTTGTAAATCATGGCTTCTTCTTGCAATCTTTGCAGTTTCCTGATGCCATCTTGAAGTCGCAGAGGACAGCAGGTATTGTTTACGCAAGAGCAGCAACGGAAAAGAGTATCCATGATTTCACTGTCAAG GATATTGATGGGAAGGATGTTTCTCTCAGCAAATTCAAGGGAAAGGTTCTCTTGATTGTCAATGTGGCTTCAAAATG CGGTCTGACAACATCGAATTACATGGAACTCTCCCACCTCTATGAGAAGTACAAAACTCAAG GAGTTGAGATTCTGGCTTTTCCATGCAATCAGTTTGGGGGTCAAGAGCCTGGTTCAAATACCGAAATCAAGCAGTTTGCGTGTACAAGATTTAAAGCAGAATTCCCAATTTTTGATAAG GTTGATGTGAACGGGCCAAGTACAGCCCCTGTCTATCAGTTCCTGAAGTCAAGTGCAGgaggttttctgggtgacctgATCAAGTGGAACTTTGAGAAGTTTTTGGTAGACAAAAATGGTAAGGTTGTGGAAAGATATCCTCCAACGACATCACCCTTCCAGATTGAG AAAGACATCCAAAAGCTTCTTGCGGCGTGA